GTAATCGCGGTAGGAGCCGAGCGCTGTGATCGCGTCCAGGATGTTGGACACCACCACGAGCAGCACCGACCCCCCGACCGCGCCCAGCGGTGCATCGGTGAGCACGCTGAGCAGGAATGCCAGCGCGGCCACCAACAGCGACTGCAAGCTGGCGTAGCCCACGACGATCAGTAGTCGCCAGATGCCCTCTGCGGTGCCGAAGCTTCCACCGAGCGGCGACTGGGCGGGCGCCCATCCGAAGAACACTCCACCGATCAGATAGGACCAGATCGGGATCAGCAGGTTGGCACCCAGGCTGAGCGAGAGGGCGACGATGAGTTTCTGGCGCAGTAGTCGCGGGCGCGGGACCGGTATCGCGAGCAGGTAACGCAGCGATGACCAGCTGGCTTCGCTGGCGACGGTGTCGCCGCAGAAGAGCGCCACGATGACTACGAGCAGAAATGCGGCAGAGGCGAATTCGCAGTAGAACGCGAAGTTGCCCGCACCCGCGCTACCGAGGTCGATGAGCGCCGAGCCGGAACCGCCGCCCGCCCCACCCCCAGAACCGCCGGAGCCACCACCGGAGCCGCCGCTTCCGTTGTTGACCTTGAGCGCGATCGCGATGATCACCGGCAGCACGAGGAGCAACAGGGCCGACAACTGGGTGCGTCGACGACGTAGTTGTCGCACGAATTCCACCCGCAGGGCAAGGGTGGCTCCCGGGCGGAAGGAGTCCGGCTGCACCGGAGGTAGGTGCGCAAGGCGGTCGCTGACCCCGCGCCGAGTGGCAGCGTCACTCATTGCTCATCACCCTTTCGTCGTCAGCTTTCCGCTCGTCGGTTCTTCCTTCGTCACCGACCAGTTGCATGAAGACCTCTTCCAGCGAGTGACGTGCGGAGATCGGCTCGGCACGGATACCGGCTGCGGCGAGCGCAGCCATCGCGCGTTCGGGCTCGTCCACCGCCAGCTGGGTTGGCCCGGCGACGGCGCCGACGATCTCGCTCACCGAGCCGCTGGTCACCAGCCGGCCCTTGTGCATCACCACGACATGGCTGCAGGTCTGCTCGACCTCGTCCAGCAGGTGACTGGACAGCAGCACCGTGCGCCCTGTCTCGGCGTACCGGCGCAGCACTTCGCGCATCTCGATGATCTGCGGCGGGTCCAGTCCGTTGGCCGGTTCGTCCAGGATGAGCAACTCGGGCAGGCCGAGCATTGCCTGAGCTATGGCTAGCCGCTGCCGCATGCCCTGGCTGTAGGTCTTGACCCGGCGTTCGATCGACGCGCCGAGACCCGCGATCTCCAGCGCTGTCTCGAAGTCGGCTTCGTCGTCCGGGCGACCGGTCGCAGCCCAGAACAGTCGCAGGTTCGCGCGGCCGGACAGGTGCGGAAGCAGACCCGGCCCTTCGACGAAGACGCCGGTGCGCGACAACACCGACGCGCCCGGCTCGATGAGCTCACCGAAGACCCGGATCGATCCCGACGTCGGGGCGATCAGACCCATCAGGGTGCGCAGCAGTGTCGTCTTGCCCGCGCCGTTCGGGCCGAGCAGGCCGACGATCTGGCCGGGTTCGACGCGGAAGGTGACATCGTCGACGGCCCGGTAGCCGTCGGCGTACTCCTTGCTCAGGCGTTCGACGCTGACCGGAATGTCAGTCAGCGCGGGGTCGACCACCCGACGGTGCCGACGTCGGTAGCCGGCGACGAAAGCGCCGATGAGGAACAGCGCCATCGCGAGCAGACCGGCGATCAGCCAACCCCACGGGTGCGCTGCGCTGCGGGTCTGCCCGGTCACGGTCGCGAGCTGCAGCTGCGAGTCGGCGAGCGCGATGTCGTACCCGCGGGCGGTCGCCGGCAGCTGGTAGGCGAGGTCGGTCGTGGCGACCCGCACGACAAGCCGATGCCCGGCGGGCACCTGCTGCACGATGCCGGGCAGCGTCACGGTGACGTCAGTGGGCGTGCCCGGTCGCAACCCGGTGAGACGGATCGGCGCGACCAGGCCCGAGGGCAGCGTGTCCTTGCCGTCGGGCGATATGTCGTGCAGCGAGGCGAAGAGCGTGGCGTCGGTCGTCGTTGTCGTAGTGATGCGCAGCCGCACCGTGGACGAACCCGCGACCAGCACACCCGCGCGCAGCGGCGCACTGGGGAAGGACGCGAACTGACCGGGGACGTTGCTCAGTCTGCCTGCTCCGGTCAGGGCAGCCGCCTGGCCCAGCAGACCGCCGATACCGGGGACCGCTGTGATGGCCGCGGGGCTGCCGCCGGCGGGTGCGTAGATCGTGGTGGACGCACCGGCGACGGTGACCGGCTGCTTCTTCGCCGCGCCGTAGCCACCTCGGACCCTGACGGTCTGGTCGATGCTCTGGCCGTTCTGCGCGGACAGCGCGGCGCCGGTGAGCGATACGTCGAACGAGCGGTCCAGGGTGCCCTTGCGCATCAGGACCGGGTCGAACCACTTCTCGAGGTATCCCACCAGGTCGCCGGTGTTCGTGCCGCCATCGTGGCCACCGCTGCGCCAGATCACCTTCACCGGGGTGCCGGTCCTGGCGATCCCTCTGGCATTCGCGTCAGCCTGGCCGAGCGGGAACAGCGAATCCTGCTCGCCCTGACTCAGCAACGTCGGGGCCTTGATCTTGTCCAGCACGGTGGCCGGGCTGGAGGCGCGCAGCAGCTTCAGGATCGCGGCATCGGGGACACCGCTGGCTGCGGCCTTCTGGTACGCAGAGCAGACGTCGGGTGCAAACCGGCCGCAACCGTTCTTACCGCCCACTGCGCCCGCACCGAAGAGCTGACCGGCCCACAGCTTCTTGAAGACACCCGGCGGCTGTCCCTGCGCCCCGTTCGGGAAGAGGGCCGTGCCCAGGTCGTTCCAGGTGATGTCGGCGCCGACCGCGTCGACCCGCTGGTCGTATCCGGCGAGCAGCAGCGCCAACCCGCCACCGTAGGACCCCCCTGCGACGCCGACCCGTGGGTCACCTGGCTTGTCCTTGATGACCTGCGGGAGGGTCGCGAGATAGGAAACCATCCGCTGCGCATCAGCGACCTCGTACTTCGGCGCATCCAGGTGGATGAAGCCACCCGAACGACCGAACCCCCTTGCTGTGTAGGCAAGTACGACATAGCCGTGCGCTGCGAGGGATTTCGCCTCGCCCGCCAGCTCGGTCTTGGAACCGCCGAAGCCGTGCGCTAGCAGGATCGCCGGCGCGGGTGTCTTGGCGGGCAGGTACAGGGTCGTGTCGAGCTTTACCGGCGTGTTGCCCTCAGGTGTGCCCGTCATGAACTGCGACCGGGTGGCGATCTGCGGGTCGCCGGGGCGGAGCGCGAGGAACGCCGCGGCTGCTACGACGAGCACCACCAGCGCCGCGAGCAGGGCACGGACAGTGCGCGATCGGGGCGGCCGGATGTGCGGCAGCTTCATCGAATAGCCACCGAAGTCATGGCCCCAGTAAAGACGGCGGGCCTGTGCCCGCGCTCAGCAGGTGTCGTTGTGCCAGAGCTCGCCGAGTTTGACCCACTTCTGACCGGTCTGGTCAAGCTGCGGGTTGTCGTAGGTGTAACTGGCGGAGCCGTGCGTTTCGTCGGTGATTGCGCCGATATAGGAACGGATCGTCTGTCTGCCGTGTTTCTTGGCCGCCGTCCGGAGTTTTGCTGCGAACCTCACGTGCCCGACCACCTTGCGACAGCGGGGGCTCACCGAATCCCATGCGCCGGCAACGTCACCCGCGTTGTATGCCAGCGCGTAGCTGAGAACGGAATTCTGCAGGTCCATCGGCGTGCGCTTGGCAGGCGCCGTCTTCGGCGCCACCGAGTTGGTCGGCACGGGTGCGCGATCACGACTCGGAGGAACGGCCATGGGTGCGCTGTTGCCCACCGCGCAGGCACTGAGCGCGGCAGTCACGGCTAGGCCTATGGAGATCTGACGAATCCGGTGACCGGTTGATCGGGCTGGCATGGGTATCCCCTCGGAGGTGGCATTCGATGCGATCCGAGGAAGCTACTGGCGAAAGGTACCCCCGTGCAGGAGCCCCTGTGGACAAACCAGTCGACGTCAGCCGGCGGCGTGCGCCGGTGTGCGGTCACCGGCCTCCATGCGCTCGCGCTGCGGCAGCACGACGTACTTGGGGTCCAGCGTCGAAGCCCGACCGGCCTCGAAGATACCGAAGCGCGTCAGGGCGGACCCGGCCAGCAATGCCGCCCCACTCACGGCACTGCCCCAGCGGCTTCGACGCCCGAAGACGGTGGCTCCGACGGCTCCCGCGATCGTCGCGATCTTCGCGGCCCGCATCAGCGCGCCCGCCCTGTCCTGGCCGAATGTCTCACTCACGAGGCCGGCGTTGCGAGTCATCGTCTCGGTCATCACAAGTTCGAGGGCCGCTCCGCCGAGCGCGAGGCGCTGGGCCGGGCCGGCCTGCGCAACGGGCGCCACGAGCAGCCCGAGTCCACCGGCAGCAGATGCAGCCGAACCGACGAAGAGGAACGGCAACTCGCGCCATACCTCGTGCCATGCGGGTACGGCGGTGTCAGCGATGAGTACTGCGGTATAGGACGCCACACCGGTCCCGAGGACCGCTGCGCCCACGCCGGACGCCTGCCCGATGCGCGGCACCCGACCGGTCACGTCGCTGAAGGCGGCGACAGCCGCGAGCGGCGTGTACCCGGACAACAACCACGAGCCCATGCTCATCGGCGAGGTCCACTTCGCGACCCGCAGCATGTTGACAAACCGCGCCGGCCGGCCGAGGTCATGCACGAGGGCACCCAGGGAGGCGCTGATGGCCACGACAGCACCGACCCGGCTCACCCGCGCGAGCGCCGGGCGGCCGGTCAGTGCGGCACCGGCAGCCAACCCTGAGGATGCACCCGCGAGTCCGCCCGCAAAGAGGTACCCCGCGATATCCGGTGCTTTCCAGGTGGGCTCTTTGAGGATCGGCCGCCCGTAGTACGACGTGAACTCCGGCTCCGGATCGCGACGCGGGCTCATCGGCGCCCGCCGATGAAGGACACAGCCACGCCGGCCAGGAGCGCGCCCGCAGCCAACCCGGCCTGCTTCCACATGGCAGGCAGGTCACGGGTGGTGACGACCGGGTCCGGTGGCAGTCCGTAGACCTCCGGCTCATCCAGCAGCAGGAAGAACGCACCCGTGCCACCGACCCCGTCGTCGGGTGAGTCGCCGTAGAGCCGCGCCTCGGGCACCCCCTGCTCATGCAGCTCCTCGACCCGTGCAGCGGCCGTCAGGCGCAACGTGTCCAGCTCGCCGTACTGGATCGACTGGGTGGGGCAGGCCTTCGCGCAGGCCGGCTCGCCGCCGTCGCCGAGCCGGTCGTAACACATCGTGCACTTGAAGACCCGACCGTCGTCCTTGCGCTGGTCGATGACGCCGTACGGGCACGCGGACACGCAGTAACCACACCCGTTGCAGATGTCCTCCTGCACCACCACGGTGCCGAATTCGGTGCGGAAGAGCGAGCCGGTCGGGCATACATCCAGGCAGGCGGCGTGGGTGCAGTGCTTGCAGACGTCCGAGGACATCAGCCACTTCATCCCACCGTGTGCGTCGGACTCGGGCACACCGGAGCCGGGCGGGCTGGTCTCGGTCGCCGGGATCGATTTCTCGATGAAGGCGACATGCCGCCAGGAGTTGGCGCTGAGGTCGGAGGTGTTGTCGAACGACTCCCCGGTCAGATCCAGGGCGCCGTCACTGGGTATGACATTCCACTCCTTGCACGCGACCTCGCACGCCTTGCAGCCGATGCAGACGGTGGTGTCGGTGAAGAACCCCATCCGTGGTTGTCCAGAGGTGCCCGGCATACCTAGATCTACAGCGGTCATTTCGGGGTCACGCCTTCCATTCCGGTGTGCTCAGTAATGCCTGCCCGCTGTCGGTAGGACTCGACCAGCTGCGGTAGCGCCGCACCGCGCGGTCGCCGCCCGGGCCGGATGTCGACCGTGAGCGCCTTCGTCTCCTGGATGTGCACGTTCGGGTCCAACGCGATCGAGGTCAGCTCGTTCATCGCGTCGCCAGTGGTCAGCCCGTTGCCACCCCAGTGGAACGGCATGCCGATCTGGTGCACGATCCGGCCCTGCACCTTCAGCGGCTGCATCCGCCGGGTCACCATCACCCGCGCCTCGACCGCCCCCCGCGCCGTCACGATGGTGGCCCAGTCGTGGTGCTTCAGCTTGCGCTCGGCAGCCAGCTCCGGCGAGACCTCGCAGAAGAACGCCGGTTGCAACTCCGCCAGGTAGGGCAGCCAGCGCGTCATACCGCCCGCCGTGAAGTGCTCGGTGAGGCGGTAGGTCGTTGCGACGTAGGGGAATACGTCGGCGCCCTTGTCCTTGCCGCTGGGGTGGTAGCGGTTGCCCTTGTGGGAGACGACCTGGCGGACCGGATTGCGCTGCTGGGTGTAGAGCGCATTCTCGAACGGGCTGTCCTGCGGCTCGTAGTGCGTCGGCATCGGCCCGTCGACCAGGCCGGTCGGCACGTAGAGCCAGCCCTTCCCGTCGGACTGCATGATGAACGGGTCGTCTCCGCGGATCGCCTCGACACCGGTCGCGCCGTCAGCGGGGCGATAGGTCGGCGCCTTGGTGGCCTCGAAGTCGGGCACGTCGTCGCCGACCCATTTCTCCTGCTGCGAATCCCACCAGATCAGCTTTTTGCGCTCGCTCCAGGGCTTGCCGTCCGGGTCGGCCGACGCGCGGTTGTAGAGCTCGCGCCGGTTCGCCGGCCACGCCCACCCCCACTCCAGCGACGAAATGCTCTGCTGCGTATGCGGCTTGCGGCGGGCCGTCTGGTTGACGCCATCGGCGTACGCGCCGGAGTAGATCCAGCACCCGCAACTGGTGCTGCCGTCGTCCTTGAGCTCGGTGTATCCCGACAGCAGATTGCCGTCGGCATCGCACCCGTTGATCTCGCGCAAGACGGCGGCCGCGCTGGGGTCGTTGTACTTGCCCTCGGTCGGGTAGTCCCAGGTCAGGTCCAGCACCGGGGCATCCATCTCATCGGTGGAGCCAGCCAGCTTCGCGCGGATCAGCCGACCCAACTCGTGGATGAACCACAGGTCACTGCGTCGGTCACCGGACGGCTCGATCGCCTGCTCGTGCCACTGCAGCAGCCGGTTGGTGTTGGTGAACGTGCCCTTCTTCTCGGTGTGCGCGGCGGCCGGGAAGAAGAACACCTCGGTGTCGATCTCGGCGGTCTTCAGCTCGCCGGTCTGGATCTCCGGGCCGTCCTTCCACCACGTCGCGCTCTCGATGAGCGAGAAGTCGCGCACCACGAGCCAGTCCAGATTGGCCATCCCACGTCGTTGCATGCCGGCGTTCGCGGATCCGACTGCGGGGTTCTCACCGAGCAGGAAGTAACCCTTGCAGGTGCCGGCGAGCTGGGCCTGCACCGTCTCGTAGGTGCCGTGGCTACCGGTCAGCCGGGGCAGATAGTCGAAGCGGAAGTCGTTGTCGGCGGTCGCCGCGTCTCCCCACCATGCCTTGAGGAGACTGACCATGTAAGCGGGCATATTGGCCCAGAAACCCTGCTGCCCGGCGTCCGCCTGCAGGAAGTCAGCCAAGTTCTCGTGCAGGTGCGCGTGCGGCATCGGGATGTATCCCGGCAACAGATCGAACAGGGTGGGAATGTCGCTGGAACCCTGGATGCTCGCGTGCCCGCGCAGCGCCATGATGCCGCCGCCCGGTCGGCCGATGTTACCCAGCAACAACTGCAGCACTG
This portion of the Dermatophilaceae bacterium Sec6.4 genome encodes:
- a CDS encoding ABC transporter permease subunit, with the protein product MSDAATRRGVSDRLAHLPPVQPDSFRPGATLALRVEFVRQLRRRRTQLSALLLLVLPVIIAIALKVNNGSGGSGGGSGGSGGGAGGGSGSALIDLGSAGAGNFAFYCEFASAAFLLVVIVALFCGDTVASEASWSSLRYLLAIPVPRPRLLRQKLIVALSLSLGANLLIPIWSYLIGGVFFGWAPAQSPLGGSFGTAEGIWRLLIVVGYASLQSLLVAALAFLLSVLTDAPLGAVGGSVLLVVVSNILDAITALGSYRDYLPTHFQYSWLDALGPAVNWDGMIRGAGVALVYSSVFFALAWWRFGRKDIVS
- a CDS encoding alpha/beta fold hydrolase — translated: MKLPHIRPPRSRTVRALLAALVVLVVAAAAFLALRPGDPQIATRSQFMTGTPEGNTPVKLDTTLYLPAKTPAPAILLAHGFGGSKTELAGEAKSLAAHGYVVLAYTARGFGRSGGFIHLDAPKYEVADAQRMVSYLATLPQVIKDKPGDPRVGVAGGSYGGGLALLLAGYDQRVDAVGADITWNDLGTALFPNGAQGQPPGVFKKLWAGQLFGAGAVGGKNGCGRFAPDVCSAYQKAAASGVPDAAILKLLRASSPATVLDKIKAPTLLSQGEQDSLFPLGQADANARGIARTGTPVKVIWRSGGHDGGTNTGDLVGYLEKWFDPVLMRKGTLDRSFDVSLTGAALSAQNGQSIDQTVRVRGGYGAAKKQPVTVAGASTTIYAPAGGSPAAITAVPGIGGLLGQAAALTGAGRLSNVPGQFASFPSAPLRAGVLVAGSSTVRLRITTTTTTDATLFASLHDISPDGKDTLPSGLVAPIRLTGLRPGTPTDVTVTLPGIVQQVPAGHRLVVRVATTDLAYQLPATARGYDIALADSQLQLATVTGQTRSAAHPWGWLIAGLLAMALFLIGAFVAGYRRRHRRVVDPALTDIPVSVERLSKEYADGYRAVDDVTFRVEPGQIVGLLGPNGAGKTTLLRTLMGLIAPTSGSIRVFGELIEPGASVLSRTGVFVEGPGLLPHLSGRANLRLFWAATGRPDDEADFETALEIAGLGASIERRVKTYSQGMRQRLAIAQAMLGLPELLILDEPANGLDPPQIIEMREVLRRYAETGRTVLLSSHLLDEVEQTCSHVVVMHKGRLVTSGSVSEIVGAVAGPTQLAVDEPERAMAALAAAGIRAEPISARHSLEEVFMQLVGDEGRTDERKADDERVMSNE
- the nrfD gene encoding NrfD/PsrC family molybdoenzyme membrane anchor subunit codes for the protein MSPRRDPEPEFTSYYGRPILKEPTWKAPDIAGYLFAGGLAGASSGLAAGAALTGRPALARVSRVGAVVAISASLGALVHDLGRPARFVNMLRVAKWTSPMSMGSWLLSGYTPLAAVAAFSDVTGRVPRIGQASGVGAAVLGTGVASYTAVLIADTAVPAWHEVWRELPFLFVGSAASAAGGLGLLVAPVAQAGPAQRLALGGAALELVMTETMTRNAGLVSETFGQDRAGALMRAAKIATIAGAVGATVFGRRSRWGSAVSGAALLAGSALTRFGIFEAGRASTLDPKYVVLPQRERMEAGDRTPAHAAG
- a CDS encoding 4Fe-4S dicluster domain-containing protein, with the translated sequence MTAVDLGMPGTSGQPRMGFFTDTTVCIGCKACEVACKEWNVIPSDGALDLTGESFDNTSDLSANSWRHVAFIEKSIPATETSPPGSGVPESDAHGGMKWLMSSDVCKHCTHAACLDVCPTGSLFRTEFGTVVVQEDICNGCGYCVSACPYGVIDQRKDDGRVFKCTMCYDRLGDGGEPACAKACPTQSIQYGELDTLRLTAAARVEELHEQGVPEARLYGDSPDDGVGGTGAFFLLLDEPEVYGLPPDPVVTTRDLPAMWKQAGLAAGALLAGVAVSFIGGRR
- the fdh gene encoding formate dehydrogenase; amino-acid sequence: MSSSLPWPALRQLTTRDHSARRDAAKSRKTEELQPRTATADKVVPSICPFCAVGCGQQVFVKDDKVIQIEGDPDSPISRGRLCPKGSATLQLTTGDSREEHVLYRRPGGTDWERMDLDVAMDKVADKVIAARKDGWEWESDGKRTRRTMGVASLGGATLDNEENYLIKKLFTALGIVQVENQARICHSSTVAALGTSFGRGGSTTYLQDLQRSDCILIEGSNFAEAHPVGFQWVMEAKARGAKIIHVDPRFSRTSAMADVFVPLRAGTDIVWLGALINHVLTKERYFRDYVVNYTNAATILRDDFQDTEDLDGLFSGMDADSRVYDGKTWQYDGAEVAAASGERDKQYDDITNGGASVSEAGRAESQSSGSNLRGSWRRDETLEDPNCVFQVLRRHYARYTPEMVQEICGVPPHLFHQVADLLTENSGRERTSAFAYAVGWTHHTVGVQYIRAAAVLQLLLGNIGRPGGGIMALRGHASIQGSSDIPTLFDLLPGYIPMPHAHLHENLADFLQADAGQQGFWANMPAYMVSLLKAWWGDAATADNDFRFDYLPRLTGSHGTYETVQAQLAGTCKGYFLLGENPAVGSANAGMQRRGMANLDWLVVRDFSLIESATWWKDGPEIQTGELKTAEIDTEVFFFPAAAHTEKKGTFTNTNRLLQWHEQAIEPSGDRRSDLWFIHELGRLIRAKLAGSTDEMDAPVLDLTWDYPTEGKYNDPSAAAVLREINGCDADGNLLSGYTELKDDGSTSCGCWIYSGAYADGVNQTARRKPHTQQSISSLEWGWAWPANRRELYNRASADPDGKPWSERKKLIWWDSQQEKWVGDDVPDFEATKAPTYRPADGATGVEAIRGDDPFIMQSDGKGWLYVPTGLVDGPMPTHYEPQDSPFENALYTQQRNPVRQVVSHKGNRYHPSGKDKGADVFPYVATTYRLTEHFTAGGMTRWLPYLAELQPAFFCEVSPELAAERKLKHHDWATIVTARGAVEARVMVTRRMQPLKVQGRIVHQIGMPFHWGGNGLTTGDAMNELTSIALDPNVHIQETKALTVDIRPGRRPRGAALPQLVESYRQRAGITEHTGMEGVTPK